A single genomic interval of Helianthus annuus cultivar XRQ/B chromosome 13, HanXRQr2.0-SUNRISE, whole genome shotgun sequence harbors:
- the LOC110901641 gene encoding DNA-binding protein HEXBP-like: MTDSYEAHNHSVDQNNNARLNLTGTELQAMLDTAVNKIVDRVLKDHKRKCDNTPNKGYKKGKTGSNCNQSKPNEAKPKCKTCGKQHFGKCFHKQIRGCGICKKVDHKTHECKDLINATCYGCGEKGHIMTRCPKKATKRKGTLDSQAKPCGICNKEEHKTLECQDIKDATCYGCNEIGHIKTNCPNKTKKPEKAKKGNA; this comes from the coding sequence atgACTGATTCATATGAAGCCCACAATCATTCAGTTGATCAGAATAATAATGCAAGACTGAACTTAACGGGCACTGAGTTACAGGCTATGTTAGATACAGCCGTAAACAAAATCGTAGACCGAGTATTAaaggatcataagcgaaagtgCGATAATACCCCAAATAAAGGTTACAAAAAGGGTAAGACTGGTTCGAACTGTAACCAGTCCAAGCCGAATGAGGCAAAACCCAAATGTAAAACCTGCGGGAAACAGCACTTCGGAAAATGTTTCCATAAGCAGATCAGGGGATGTGGCATCTGTAAGAAAGTGGATCACAAGACTCATGAATGCAAGGACTTGATAAACGCCACATGTTATGGTTGTGGCGAGAAAGGACATATAATGACTCGCTGCCCAAAGAAAGCAACTAAAAGGAAAGGCACTTTAGATTCACAAGCTAAGCCTTGTGGAATTTGTAATAAGGAAGAGCACAAAACTTTGGAGTGCCAAgacataaaggacgcaacctgctatggttgcaatgaaataggGCATATCAAAACTAACTGCCCTAATAAAACCAAGAAGCCAGAAAAGGCTAAGAAGGGAAATGCCTGA